The Anopheles moucheti chromosome 3, idAnoMoucSN_F20_07, whole genome shotgun sequence genome contains the following window.
GAATATGTAAAAAATTTGGTACATTTTTTGCGTTATGCAATGGAAAAGTTGTAAGACCGGTATTATCACGGTGCAATAAAAGAGTGCAGCAGATAAAAGAAACTTAACGATAAAATGTTGCTATACTTACGCTACGTACTCCTTGATAGGGAAGGACCTCCGTTTCATCATCGACTCCAAcactggaagaaaaaaaaggaagatgaTTAGTATCAGAagaagggttttgttttttttaagttactCACGGTATATTCAACCAATTTAGCAGAAAGTTCGCTGCTCCACCTTGAATAATGACGGTGGTAATAACAATTAACGACGTAGTCGTTAACATTGCCTGTCTCGCGTCGGACACCGTGTTCCGAATGGCTAATGCGAACGACATTGCACCTCGTAACCCTGCAAAAAGGcaataaaacaagcaaaaatttAGCTTTCCTTAAATGGAACATTCTAAATACATCGCCTTACCGGCAAAGAACAGCATGTGCTGAAAATTCCACGAGATCTTTGGCTTTCTAGCAATATTTAGCAAAGCTGAAAGGGGGTAAATATTTACAGCACGCCCGATAGCCGCACACATCtgggaaaggaaacaaaagacCCCACGCATCAATTACAAAAACGGCATTCAGATGGATGCAACACAATCAGGGGGTACTTACAAAACCAGTAAAAATGAACAGCGGATCGAAGTGATGCTTCGGGAAGGTAAACATTGATACACCGATGTACGAGAAGATGAAGTTTTCGGCAAGAAAATTAAGCAGCTCAAAAATCTGCTTCGTTCGTGTCCGGGAATCATCCGACAGGTTGTTGTACGTGTAATGTGCTTGACAAATACCGCAAAACAGTACCGCAACAACGCCTGTGAACGAAATCAGTGCATTCattaaaacaatagaaaagCCATTGTTTACCACCCCCACTTACCCGTTAACTCAGCTGCTTCAGCAATCAAAAACGTACTGTAAGACATCAGCACAAACAGGGCTGATTCCAGCAGTGGGAAATCCCGTATCCGCGTGAACTTGGTCATCATTGCCGTGACGCAACCCATCGATGCGCCGATCAGCAGTGAAAAGGCAAACACGCTGAAAAAATCTCCCAACGACCGTAGAAACGCGTGGCCTTCGAATTCGCCATTGCTCGAATAGTGCTCACCGTAGTTTTGAATTGCACTGAACCATATCAAGGTGAAGGTAAAGTAACGTTAGAATGAACCCTACAATTTCCATACAATTGTTCTTACCCACTGAGTACGATCGCAACGGCATCATTCAGTACACTCTCGCCAAACACAAGCGCATACAGATTAACATCCACATGCATATCGCTAAAGATCGCCAAAATTGTAAGCGGATCGGTGGGAGAAATTAGTGCCCCAAAGTATAGCGTGTCCAGAAACGTGAAGCTCGACTTTAGCTTTGGCATCAGCTGGACGAATCCGTACATTAGTGCGCCAATCAAAAACGCCGACAGAGTCGTGCCGATGATGGCAAACATTAAAATAGCTCCAAGGTTACGGAAGAAGTATTTCTATAATGTGAAAAATCGGATGATTAAATGTTTAGCACAACGCTACGTTAATATTCTTACCCGTTTCAAGCTGTAGCCGGCATGGAATATTATCGGGGGTAGAATGATGTTAAAAAAGATTTCCGGATCAAACGTAGCCTTCAAATCAATCTCGTTTTCTTCCACATTGCCCAGCTCACCGCGAAAGCTGTACGtgtacgttttgtttgctttcaccGGTTGCTCGGAACCGTGCGGTAGATTGCCCGGAAACTTGAGCCATAGTGTGTCCGGCGGGAGGCTTTGGTTGAACTTTGCATCCGGTTCTGCTTCCACGGAAACGTGGATGATTGGTGTGGTCGTTCCTGCATACCGGATAATGGCTCCCACGATAAGACCTAACAGAGAAAGAGGAGGCAAAAATTGCATGAATTATTATCAAACCATTCTATAGTTTACAGCTAAATCGCGTAAAAGTCATAGCGTCAGCCTgagtttgtttcattattattgttattacaaCAGCCGTTTCAGCGGCGATGAAAAGTAAATATAGCAGATACATAGTAAACGACGAACAAATCACACATATAGCACCATACGAGCTGCCGTTGCGCAAACGGCATTAGTCATACGAACGTCCTCCTACTATCAGTGTAAAATGATCCGTCCGACCGTACCATATGGGAACGTTGGGCGACGCACTCGCACTATTGATTACAAACCATGGTTCATATTCGAATAATCCGATTGTCAGTCACACATTTCCGAGGCAGCACACGGAGCTTTGATAACAACTACCTTTTTGGCGACTCAGGGAAACTTTTTCACTTACCGTATATCACGGCCAGACCCGTCTCGTGcagccaggaaacgcgccgATGTTTGAACAACCATATCGTTAGCACCGTCAAAGTTAGCAGGAAGGTGTAAAGCAACAGATTGAGCGAATCGATCTGATGGATTTTGTTCGCCTTCGCATCGAGCTCGATATCAGTCGATTCGGCTGTGACGGCCGTATCTAGTAGGCACCATTGGGCTAGCACTATCAGTACTGCGACGGGCAGAAAACGATACCGGGATCGATGGTTTTGCGATTTCGTACGCCGCTTTAACATTGCAATCCCGTGCCCGGTCGGACCGTCCGCTCGTACCAGGATCCGGAACTGTATTTCGGGTTATCCGAAACCCGCGATAGCTGTACCCGAAGTACTGACTACTCGTGCGATGACGAAAGGTACCACTAAACAGACCGTTGGATCAATTGCAATTGgtgctgttttgtgtgtgctgaCGAAACTACGACGGGGGAGAATCCCCTTTGCTCTATGGCCCAAACTCTTATTGCCTATTTGCACTCTGCTGGTCCTTGTTATTCCGTTGTGTGCTGCTTCCACTTCGTTTTGTTGATTAGGAAATtgataacctttttttttgctttgttatgACAGGCCAAACTTTGACAACAGCCTGCTGCTCGACGAGATTCGTGCAGTGCACAATGGTCGATTGTACCGCACTGTCAgccattttacattttccaacaataaaaacatgTCCCCAATATCGCATTGTGTTGTGTAGTATCTCCCAGAAACAGTGCTCCTGATCTTAACAACGCAAAAGGTATGTTATTTACGTTTCTTTACGCATTTCATCACACAATATTAATACTCCCAACGTAAACAATAAGtggaacatattttatttaacgaTTGCTCTCGATTGTTTCATTCGCTATCAACATTATCACGATGAACAATTTAAAGAATAGTGCCTTTCACTTCCTGTAAACATAGATGGGCGATTGATTGCGTGCGCGTGTTCGGATAGTATGGAGAGATCGACAATGATTCGAACTGAAGTTATGTCTAGaaacaattaaatatttccGCCTCCAACAGCCTCACTACTATCCTCCACCTGATGATTGTCCCGTGGGCGGAAGATTAGCACTTAGCCGTTTTCTTTGCGTTGATGCCATCGACGGTGTGGGCGGTTTGGCAGCCTATTGAAGTGAAAGATCGGAAGCATTACACTGAGTATACATCTCCGGTTGAATCTTCACGGTGGGTCTATTTAACTTACTCTTGCTAAATGCGGTGTGCTAGCAGAAACTGGCCGTGCTGGTCCAGCTGCTGATGTAGGACCATTGCCGAGCGTCTGGATAGCAACTGGACGTTGAATTTCGCGATCGATACCCTCAGCACTGTTGGTGCGTGAGGAAGATCCCGCCCGACGGAACATTCCGGATATCTTTCCCTTGAGGTTGGTTTTACTCGACCGAATATCGCCAGCCAGGCTGAGATCAGAATCTGATCCTTGATGCTGCGAGgtgggaaaaggcaaaaccaaACACGTCCGATCACTACGTTCAGATCATCTGGTAGGTACGGAATACTTACGGAGTAGTCGCTTTCGGTTCCCTTGCTTCGGGTGAGACTTAAGCTGCGTAATTTACCCATAAGGCCACGCTTCTTCTTTCGCATGCGCGGCATATCACTTTGGGTCGATCCGGTCGATAGACGCGAGTCAAGGCTGGAATCACGGCGCATCATGCCGTAGTCGGAGTCGATCGATTGCAGGGACGACATACTATCGTCACCTTCTCTCCAGATAAGCTAAAGTTTGGGGTAACAAATGCAAGGGTCAGAAGCGTATAGCGTTTATAGTAAAGACAAATCAATTCCTTACCCCCTGCTGTTCAGCCTGCATTGATTGATCCAAGGAAAGACTCTTTCTGTGCAGGCTGCCACCGTTACGGTTCACCCGGAGCACCGGCCGGCCCGGTGAGTTTTCGTGCATTGCATCATTTTCCTGGGATGCAGCCCTGTAAAGAACACAAAGTTGTAAGGTGTGCACTTTTCCGAACTGAACACCGCTTACCGTCGCATTCCTCCACGGCGTGCTCGTTCTCTGTCTTTTTCCTCGTCGCACATGCGCTGGTAGCGTCTCAGATCTTCGGATGCATCCGCCAGCCTAGCTAATACTGTAGAAATCGACTGCTGTGGCTGTGAAGCTCCGGGTCCCGGCGATGGACTCTTGTGACGCATGGGCGGTGTTGGAATGGGTGCATTAGCAGTGATGGTCTGTAAAGAGTAGGGAAAGGGATTGTAGATCAACCAACAGCAAAAGCGCGCCATATCTGGCATGCACTACCTTTCCAGTGCTTGTCGTGTGGGAATCCTTGGCAGCAACCTTCTGCAGTTCCGGGGCCAACTTCACCAGTTCATCCACCGTTTGCAGCAGTGCTCCTATTCGTCGATCACCCTCCGCTTCGAGCCTCTTTCGTGTGGCGTCGAGCCGCTCCCGTTCGTATCGATCGCGATCTCGGCGCAACTTTTCGTTTGCTGTACGCAGCTTCGCATGAGCGTCACGCAGCTCCAGCAGATCGCTTTGCAATTCGGTCACCTTTCGGCGACCCTCTTCGATCTCTTCCTCGGTTGTCTTTTTGATTTGTTCGATCTTGCGCTTCGATTCGAGTTTCTCCTTGTCCCGTTCACGCTCCACCTCGTACAGTGTTTGGCGAAGATCCCGGGCCAGCGTGGACGTTTCCTGCACTAACCGCTGCAGTTCTTCGCGTTCCTTTTGCCAGGATAGCTCCAGCCGTGTCTTCGTACCGGGTACCTTCGACTTTCCGCTTCCCATAATCTTCTCCTCTTCCAGCTCGTTAATCTTCGACTGCATCTCGGATATCTTGATCTCGGACGCGCTCAGCTCCGACACCAGCTCCGTGCGCACCTTACTGGCTTCGAGTCGGGCCTCGCTGAGTTCATCCTCGAGACAGCCGATCTGTTGCTCCAGTGCTACTATTTTCGTCTTGTCGTCATCATctccgctgctgctggtgacgGACGCGAGACTGCGCCGGTTTGCCTTCATATCTCCAATCTGCTTTTGGGCTGCTTCGACCAACTGCTTGAAGGTATCACGATCGCGCTTAAACCGCTCGCACTGTCGCTGCATAGCCGTCAGCTCGTTGTGCAAATTTGTCACCTGCTGTTCGTACCGCAAACGGGTCGCAGCAACTTCGGACTTTACGTTCAGCTCCGACGCTTCTAATCTGTGAATTGGATAGCGGAAAAAACGGACATGAGAACAGAACCTAATCAAAACATTACTctcaaactcacttcttgtagATGCTCTTCAACTCCTCCTCCAAATGAGCGTTGTGCTCGCTAAGCGTACGCTGTGCCTTGTTAATGCGCTCATAGTCATCCAATTTTCCACGCAGATCTTCGTTCTGGAAATAGACATAAGCAGAGAAAGCTTTTCAATCATCGGTGCATTTATCCACACACCACGCTACATACGTCTTTTTTCAGCTGATTCACTTGATACGCGTTCATCTCGCTTTCTTTGGTCAGTTTTTCATAATCATGCTGCTTGTCCTCCAGTGCCGTTTTCAAACGATTCTTCTCCAACTCTATACCGGCATACCGGTTATCGTTGTTAGTTTCAGCGACTGTCAGCTTCTTCTGCACCTCCACTAACCGGCGGCTCATgttagtgttttcttttacaagCCGCGACTCGATCGCTTCCGCCTGGAGTAACTTGTTCTTAAGCTTATCGACTTCCTGCGTCTTTTCGCGCTCCGATGCCAGCTGCGCCTTTGTGACTAGATGGTCCTCCTCCATGGTTTCGTGTTTTTGTAACAGCTCTTCAAACTTTCTACTCTGCTGGTGGATCTCCGCCGTTAACTCTGAAGAGGGATTAAAACAGTTAGAACAGTAAAAAATGTGTTGTATCAATGTTTGGCGCTAATCGCCtaccttcattttgtttcttcagATCCTGCAGAATCTTCGTTGATTCGCTATCTTCCACACCGGTGGCAGATTTACTCTTCAACGCGGACATCTCCCGCTCCAAACTTTCCTTTATGAGCTCGGCATTTTTCTTCGAAAGCTGAAGTTCCTTCTCCAGGTCGCCGATGCGATTGTCCAGCTTGGTCTTTTCCTTGCGTAGTTTTTCAAGATCCCGCTCGGCGTTAGTGTGTTTCTCCTTTTCCGTTTTCAGTTGTGCCTCGAGCAAAGATCTGCTAGACTCCGTAGCTTTCATCTACAGTGTTGTACGGGGAAAAAATATACACTAAGATACCAATCTTCTATTAGTAGCCACCTTCTATACTTACTGTCGAATTAATTTTGGTGATTTTATCTTCGAGCGTCTTAATCTTGTCATTCTGCTTTCTGTTTTCATCTTCTAATTTTTCCACGGTACGCTGTGCTTCGTTCAACTTTGAAGTTTGCTGTTCGAGAGTTTCCTTTTTAAGTGTACCTGAAATCGAAAGATATTCCAAATCAATCTCCAATGCTGAATTTTTAGTATGCTGTAGGGCAATTACTTAGTTCCGTCGTGAGTTTCTCCCGCTGTTGCTTTGTTTCGGCCAGTTCTGTCTCgagttgtttcttttccttttctagCGCGGTAAGGTTCATGGCACCTGCTTTTCCAACTAAAGCACGCAACTCATCGATCTCCATCTCACATTCTTCGACCATTTTCTGACGAAAGAAGTGAGATTTGTTTGATGATTGTCATTTAGAACAGGATAAAACTTCCACTCTCTTACCTTCAGCTGTAACTTTGTGTGCATATCGGTTGGGCTCTTCGAAAGGCGTGTGGGTAGTTGGGCGGTAGCCTCTTGTACAACCCGTTTCAATCGCACCTCCAGTTCATGTTTGTCCTTCTCCAATTGATCGATGGAATCGGTTAGCTTTTTCTTATCTGCCGCTGACAGCGTTCCGGTTGGCTTCTGTACGGTTTGCAGCTTCTTGATCTCCGCCTGATACTTCTCGTTGTCCTGCTCGAGGCTTTGCGTTTTAGCTCGCAATACCGTCGCTTCCTGCTCGATCACCTGCAGCTGTCGCTTCAGGTCAAGTGCTTGCTGCTCGGTAAGTGCATCAAGTGATCTGCAAAAGACAAAATTCAAAGCTCACCATGATTATCGGCAAACGATCGCGTAACTAGTGCCGTGCAATAAACGTACTTCGATTTGGACAACGATTTGCCACCCTTGGACTTGGCCAGTGCCATCTCAGCTTGCAGCCGCTCAAATTCACGATCCTTTTCGATGAGCTTTTTCCGCAGCTCGCTAATCTCATCCTCCATGACAGTGATCTTCTTTTCTTCCAGCGGATCCTTCACACCTGCCTTGCTGCCAAGCGATGATGGCAGTTTCCGGCCCAACTCCTTCGTTTTTGAGGCAAGATTTTCCTGCAGATCTTTGATCTGCTCCCGAGCGTGTTTGTTCTCGTGCTCCAGCTCCTCCATCTTGCGCCGCAGAACGGCCATTTCCTGCTCGTTCAGTTCCAGCTGTAAGCGTATTTCGGCGGGATCCTCCTCATCGGATATGCCTTCATCCTTCTCGACTGGGGCATTGTCCGTGCCGGAGCGTGATGAAGGTGCTGGACTcagttttcttgttttcgtgAAGATACTGGTCTTGGCTGTAATGGAAATAGTGCGTTGTAATGCGAACTGCAGTTGTCACAACACATGATTCCAAAGTACTTACTTTTCGCCTTCGATGCCATCTTCTTGAGTTGCATCACCAACGAGTCGTTCTCGTCTTCAACGCGTGACGATTTGCGGCGCAGATTTTCCGCTTCTTCCTCAGCATACTTAAGCTGCTCGCGAAGATCCGCTTCTCGTTCGAGCGAATCCTGCAGATCCCGCAGCAACTGTGCCGGATCTTCCTGGGAACCGCCGCGTGTTAATGAAGCGCGCGAAATTTTACTATCGGCCGATGTTGATTTGCCAATGTTACCCAGGCTGGGTGTTTTCTTGGTCGGTGACGTGGGCGTTGAGCCGGAGCCGGCGTTCTCCAGTTCCGACTGCAAGCGTCGCGCCACTTCATTCGACACCTTCAGTTCGTCTTCGAGATGTTTGATCTTTGCTGCCAGATCACCACTTGCACCAAGGGCGGCCTTTTCCGACTCTAGCTGCTCGATGCGGCGGTCCGATTTCTTCAACTTAAACGACAGTATCCGACAGTTTTTGGTGGTCTGGTCGAGCTCCTTCTTAAGCGATGCATACTCATCCGCCTGCTCCTCGCGGAAGTTGTCGTGCATTTCTTCCATCTCCGTATCCTTGTTGAGCAGCTCGCGCCGAAGTTCCTCATTCTCATCCATCAGCTCCTCGCAGAACGTTTCGGCCTGTTCCAACTTCTGGCGCAGCTGCTCCTCAAGGAATCGGCTACCGCGAACGTTCATATCCGCCGACATCTCCTTCAGTTTGGTAGTGAGGAATTTCTTCTCGTCCTGCAGGTCGTCTAAAAGCTGCTTCTGCTCATTTACCTTCTGCTGTAGCTTCAGCGCTTCGGAAGCTGCCGTCTTGTTCGACACAGTGTCGATCGAAGCGAGCCGCCTCAGCAGAATGTCACTCTTGTCCCGTTCGGCTCTTTCAGCCCTTGCCTTAACCGTATCCAGCTCACGTCGTAAACTCTCGTTCTCCTCCTGCAGTTCTCGAATGTCGGTATGGTCCACAATGGTTGCTTCCGTTGTTTCGGTCGTTTCGGTCGTGATCGAGTGCAGATCATCGTccgcttttgcttttttgtctttgatcgatatgagaaatttAACGTCGTCACTACTGGAACTGGGTATTTGGGGCTCGCTTATCGGTCGTACACTCTTCGGCTGGAAGGAAGTTATGGATGGGGTCGACTGGGTTAACGATATtttcgacgacgacgatgacgatggtcCAGCAGGGGTCGTAGAAGTGGTTGCGGGCGTTGATGAAGACGAATCTTCGGTGCGCCGTCTGCGAACGATAGTTTTCGCTGTTGTACCGCTGGCATCACTTCCATGGGAGTCCTTAGAAGTGTGTGCGCTGGTTGTAGCGGTTGTGCTTGATGATGGCTGTGGTGTGCTAGCAAACGTTACCGTTGGCTTGGCACCGCTGGAGGTTACCTTTGCGGTgtttgttgatgctgttgaaGAGGAGGAGGGAGTGGTGACACTGGAATCGGGTGTGTCTGGAATGGGTCTACGTCTTCGTCGTTCGACTTTTTCAACCGTGTCTGGTTCCGTTTTGGCAGGTTTCAGAACTACTTTCGCTGTTACTGCTGGTGGCTCATCTCTGTTGGTaaaggaaaacgaaagcgTATCAACATTACGCGTCACCCGACTACATCACCCAGCTGCTTACCTTTCCTGCTTCGGAGGTACTGTTCGCTCTTTGCTCGTTTCGCGCTCTGTGCTTCCCTGTCGCTTTATCAAATTTAACTTTCGCACACGCTCTGCCAACGAGTCACCCTTCTCAATCACAATGTCCGCTAGACTATCTTCACGCTTCAGCAACTCGGCCTTGTCCTCctttttgacattttccaCCTTCAGAATGGGCG
Protein-coding sequences here:
- the LOC128305612 gene encoding sodium/hydrogen exchanger 7 isoform X5, with the translated sequence MLKRRTKSQNHRSRYRFLPVAVLIVLAQWCLLDTAVTAESTDIELDAKANKIHQIDSLNLLLYTFLLTLTVLTIWLFKHRRVSWLHETGLAVIYGLIVGAIIRYAGTTTPIIHVSVEAEPDAKFNQSLPPDTLWLKFPGNLPHGSEQPVKANKTYTYSFRGELGNVEENEIDLKATFDPEIFFNIILPPIIFHAGYSLKRKYFFRNLGAILMFAIIGTTLSAFLIGALMYGFVQLMPKLKSSFTFLDTLYFGALISPTDPLTILAIFSDMHVDVNLYALVFGESVLNDAVAIVLSGAIQNYGEHYSSNGEFEGHAFLRSLGDFFSVFAFSLLIGASMGCVTAMMTKFTRIRDFPLLESALFVLMSYSTFLIAEAAELTGVVAVLFCGICQAHYTYNNLSDDSRTRTKQIFELLNFLAENFIFSYIGVSMFTFPKHHFDPLFIFTGFMCAAIGRAVNIYPLSALLNIARKPKISWNFQHMLFFAGLRGAMSFALAIRNTVSDARQAMLTTTSLIVITTVIIQGGAANFLLNWLNIPVGVDDETEVLPYQGVRSVYNSMENTAGDLENPDSEGATTPGGSRRGHEKAVLARLWGNFDTRYMKPLLTHSRPTLLETLPVCLSPLARLLTTTEQLTQDGPTRRSDSDSDLCIDDDDRASRGGPADGSARRNSINRKRTV
- the LOC128305612 gene encoding sodium/hydrogen exchanger 7 isoform X4 — protein: MLKRRTKSQNHRSRYRFLPVAVLIVLAQWCLLDTAVTAESTDIELDAKANKIHQIDSLNLLLYTFLLTLTVLTIWLFKHRRVSWLHETGLAVIYGLIVGAIIRYAGTTTPIIHVSVEAEPDAKFNQSLPPDTLWLKFPGNLPHGSEQPVKANKTYTYSFRGELGNVEENEIDLKATFDPEIFFNIILPPIIFHAGYSLKRKYFFRNLGAILMFAIIGTTLSAFLIGALMYGFVQLMPKLKSSFTFLDTLYFGALISPTDPLTILAIFSDMHVDVNLYALVFGESVLNDAVAIVLSGAIQNYGEHYSSNGEFEGHAFLRSLGDFFSVFAFSLLIGASMGCVTAMMTKFTRIRDFPLLESALFVLMSYSTFLIAEAAELTGVVAVLFCGICQAHYTYNNLSDDSRTRTKQIFELLNFLAENFIFSYIGVSMFTFPKHHFDPLFIFTGFMCAAIGRAVNIYPLSALLNIARKPKISWNFQHMLFFAGLRGAMSFALAIRNTVSDARQAMLTTTSLIVITTVIIQGGAANFLLNWLNIPVGVDDETEVLPYQGVRSVYNSMENTAGDLENPDSEGATTPGGSRRGHEKAVLARLWGNFDTRYMKPLLTHSRPTLLETLPVCLSPLARLLTTTEQLTQDGPTRRSDSDSDLCIDDDDRASRGGPADGSARRNSINRQKRTV
- the LOC128305612 gene encoding sodium/hydrogen exchanger 7 isoform X2, whose translation is MLKRRTKSQNHRSRYRFLPVAVLIVLAQWCLLDTAVTAESTDIELDAKANKIHQIDSLNLLLYTFLLTLTVLTIWLFKHRRVSWLHETGLAVIYGLIVGAIIRYAGTTTPIIHVSVEAEPDAKFNQSLPPDTLWLKFPGNLPHGSEQPVKANKTYTYSFRGELGNVEENEIDLKATFDPEIFFNIILPPIIFHAGYSLKRKYFFRNLGAILMFAIIGTTLSAFLIGALMYGFVQLMPKLKSSFTFLDTLYFGALISPTDPLTILAIFSDMHVDVNLYALVFGESVLNDAVAIVLSGAIQNYGEHYSSNGEFEGHAFLRSLGDFFSVFAFSLLIGASMGCVTAMMTKFTRIRDFPLLESALFVLMSYSTFLIAEAAELTGVVAVLFCGICQAHYTYNNLSDDSRTRTKQIFELLNFLAENFIFSYIGVSMFTFPKHHFDPLFIFTGFMCAAIGRAVNIYPLSALLNIARKPKISWNFQHMLFFAGLRGAMSFALAIRNTVSDARQAMLTTTSLIVITTVIIQGGAANFLLNWLNIPVGVDDETEVLPYQGVRSVYNSMENTAGDLENPDSEGATTPGGSRRGHEKAVLARLWGNFDTRYMKPLLTHSRPTLLETLPVCLSPLARLLTTTEQLTQDGPTRRSDSDSDLCIDDDDRASRGGPADGSARRNSINRRQQHSDAAHEANDAINILSSLGSNFM
- the LOC128305612 gene encoding sodium/hydrogen exchanger 7 isoform X3, yielding MLKRRTKSQNHRSRYRFLPVAVLIVLAQWCLLDTAVTAESTDIELDAKANKIHQIDSLNLLLYTFLLTLTVLTIWLFKHRRVSWLHETGLAVIYGLIVGAIIRYAGTTTPIIHVSVEAEPDAKFNQSLPPDTLWLKFPGNLPHGSEQPVKANKTYTYSFRGELGNVEENEIDLKATFDPEIFFNIILPPIIFHAGYSLKRKYFFRNLGAILMFAIIGTTLSAFLIGALMYGFVQLMPKLKSSFTFLDTLYFGALISPTDPLTILAIFSDMHVDVNLYALVFGESVLNDAVAIVLSGAIQNYGEHYSSNGEFEGHAFLRSLGDFFSVFAFSLLIGASMGCVTAMMTKFTRIRDFPLLESALFVLMSYSTFLIAEAAELTGVVAVLFCGICQAHYTYNNLSDDSRTRTKQIFELLNFLAENFIFSYIGVSMFTFPKHHFDPLFIFTGFMCAAIGRAVNIYPLSALLNIARKPKISWNFQHMLFFAGLRGAMSFALAIRNTVSDARQAMLTTTSLIVITTVIIQGGAANFLLNWLNIPVGVDDETEVLPYQGVRSDLENPDSEGATTPGGSRRGHEKAVLARLWGNFDTRYMKPLLTHSRPTLLETLPVCLSPLARLLTTTEQLTQDGPTRRSDSDSDLCIDDDDRASRGGPADGSARRNSINRRQQHSDAAHEANDAINILSSLGSNFM
- the LOC128305612 gene encoding sodium/hydrogen exchanger 7 isoform X1, with the protein product MLKRRTKSQNHRSRYRFLPVAVLIVLAQWCLLDTAVTAESTDIELDAKANKIHQIDSLNLLLYTFLLTLTVLTIWLFKHRRVSWLHETGLAVIYGLIVGAIIRYAGTTTPIIHVSVEAEPDAKFNQSLPPDTLWLKFPGNLPHGSEQPVKANKTYTYSFRGELGNVEENEIDLKATFDPEIFFNIILPPIIFHAGYSLKRKYFFRNLGAILMFAIIGTTLSAFLIGALMYGFVQLMPKLKSSFTFLDTLYFGALISPTDPLTILAIFSDMHVDVNLYALVFGESVLNDAVAIVLSGAIQNYGEHYSSNGEFEGHAFLRSLGDFFSVFAFSLLIGASMGCVTAMMTKFTRIRDFPLLESALFVLMSYSTFLIAEAAELTGVVAVLFCGICQAHYTYNNLSDDSRTRTKQIFELLNFLAENFIFSYIGVSMFTFPKHHFDPLFIFTGFMCAAIGRAVNIYPLSALLNIARKPKISWNFQHMLFFAGLRGAMSFALAIRNTVSDARQAMLTTTSLIVITTVIIQGGAANFLLNWLNIPVGVDDETEVLPYQGVRSVYNSMENTAGSIDVGLNLSQLQVNRRASSLDLENPDSEGATTPGGSRRGHEKAVLARLWGNFDTRYMKPLLTHSRPTLLETLPVCLSPLARLLTTTEQLTQDGPTRRSDSDSDLCIDDDDRASRGGPADGSARRNSINRLEIMDDGEHDTFRVSSSGNIANRIIQQGRRASGKIFHF